The nucleotide sequence CCGGCGCTGACGACCGCTCGGCGATCATGCCTCTCGCAAAGGATCTCCTTCACCCCTCTCccgaagaggagaagagaaaacacaagaagaagcGCCTGGTGCAGAGCCCCAATTCCTACTTCATGGATGTCAAATGCCCAGGCTGCTATAAAATCACCACGGTCTTCAGCCTCGCACAAACAGTAGTTTTGTGTGTTGGCTGCTCTACTGTCCTCTGTCAGCCTACAGgaggaaaagcaaggctcacagaAGGATGCTCCTTCAGACGGAAGCAGCACTAAAAGGCCCGGAGTCGAGATGAGTGGGAAGCCATTCTAATAAACCcattttggattaaaaaaaaaaaaaagaaaattggacatgaaataaagaagaccgaagaagaatctatgcatttgacctGTGCTGCTCAAAaggcaagcaaatctgtcttggaagaacgaaGATAGAGTGCTCCTGAAAggtaaggagggcaagacttcagcttacctactctggacatgttgtcaagagacaagtccctgaacaaggacatcatgctggctaacgtagaggggcagtgaaagagaggaagacccttgacaagatggattgacttgtatgtgaaagttggacatacaagaagattaaaaaaagaagcggCGCCATTTGTATTATGGTGCTGGCTATGCATATTCAAAGCACATGAGTGATCAAAACAAAGTTGGGGGGCGGTAAATGTATTGGCACaagtatagctagaatgctctttagaagcaagtacGGTGGGActctatctcatgtactttggccatattatcagcagagaccagtccttggaaaaggacatcaagcttggtaaagtagaaaggaaaagaggaaggccctttacaagatggattgattgacacagtggctacaatgctGGGCTTGAGCATCGtatcaattgtgaggagggcatagactgGTAGTGTTTCTTCTACTACGCATCGGATAGCTATGAGTAGGCACTGACTCACGGACACCTCACAGGAAAAAACGACAATCTTGGTACTCTGTTCTTCTCCTCTTGTCCACCTTCTCTAAttatttctcagcacacagactgaatgtatttggtgagaggatacaacactgatgcaCAATTTTCTTGATTCTAAACCAGACAATATTCCTTTATTCTGTTCACATAGTAAACTGCCTCCTGGTCcgtgcacaggttctgcatgaatacAATGGAATGTCTGGAATTCCAGTTTTTCTCCAGACTATTCATAGTTTGTGCTGAGTTATATCaggggttttcaacctgtgggtcgcgacccgctTGGTGTTCAAAAGAtgctttcacagggttcacccaattcataacagtagcaaaattacagttatggagtaacaacaaaaataattttatggttgaggggtcaccaccacatgaggaactgtattaaagggttgcggcactaggaaggttgagaaccactgctctgcctagttgaatgtctttgcatagtcaataaaacacaagtaaacatctttctattatcctatgctttcagccaagatccatcatctggcatcagcagtgaTGGACCTCATTCcttatccttttctgaatcttttCTGGATTTTTGGCacctccctgccaatgtactgctccaATTCTTGTTGGATGATAATCAGCAAGAGTTTACTTCAATGTAATATAAATAATATTGCCTATAACTTGAGCGTTGTTTGGGTCACTTTAATTTCTGATAGGTACAAATAAGGATCCCATTCAGTCAGTTAGCCAGTTagttgtcttccagatttcttgggatAGATGAGTAAGTGTTTCCAGTGCATCCTTAGCTTGTTGGAACATTGCAATTGCTATATTACCAAATCCTGGGGacttgttttttgggtttttttttcccaatgctttcagtgcagcttggatttcatcCCCCAGTATCATTTGTTCTTGAGCTTATGTTACCTTTTGAAATAGTGGAAGGTCTACTGGTtcgtttttgtacagtgactgtgtaagctttccatcttcttctgatgcttcccacATCAATTTCCGTGTTAAACATTTTGCTTCTAGATGatttcaatattgaaattttTGACTTGAATTTGTCTTGAGTTCTTTcgttttaagatatgctgagtgtgttctttgcacatttaattataatacttaactttttcttcttgagctttcCTTTTGGAATTTGATGTTGAGctgctatgattaagagcaattttcagagtcttttctggcaTACACTTTGATATTTTCCCTATCTTTTTAGTGacactttgctttcttcatttggtATGTCCTCCCAGAGCTCATTGGCTCTTCTGTCATTTGTATTCACTATGTCGAATCTGTTCCTGATATATTCTTTTGATTATTATTGCAATTACTCGAgattttcttgaaattcagggGGGATAGACCCAGGTCATATttgggctctcatggacttgttttcatttcttcagctttaatctgAATGTACAGAggagcattttgttttgttttttcctcacaGTCAGATCCTGACCTCATTTCGGCAGCTGATATCGAGCATCCCCACTGTCTCtggccacagatgtagtcaatttgatttctgtgtattacatCTGGACAAGTTCGTGTGGATAGTTGCGTATTGTGTTGTGACAAGAAAGGGTCTTTGtggtgaagaagtcattggtcttgcaagccATAAGCAccatgtgacaaactgacagacaagtggaatCATTATAATCATTTTACGTACCTAGTGCTGCCATAATAGAAGTACTACAAATGGAATTTAGGAGGATGAAAGTACAAATTTAGCGTGCTGGCTCTCGGGAACTTTCTCTTTGTGTTGGCTCTGAAGGGAGGTCCTTTTCGGCTTAGCTTCCACTCCCAGTCCCTTGGAGAACTCTGTGTGTCTTGACATCTATCTTCCCTTGAGTCGACTTGCTCCTTAGCACATGGACCTAGGCTTCAAAACACACTCTGCTCCTAACTCTTCATCCTTGGTAGTACTAATGTCCCTCTGCtctctgcttgcttctctctTCTTTTATCTCCTATGAGCTAAGAGGTATGCCTCTAGAAAAACAAGTGACGTGAGTAAGGTTGTGCCTTAAGTAAGGGTGTGTTGGTGGAATAAAGGTGAGATGCAGCCTCTATAGCACTGCAGCTTATGATACATTCCACACTCAGCTTACCTCATTGACATAGAGAGACTAGGATTTAGGACCCAGAACATGGAGGGTAATCACACCAGTTCACAAAATGAGGACAAGCACATTGCATAGACATACTTCAGGGATAATGTTGGTTCCGTTTCAGACCATCACAATAAACaaaaattataataaagtcagGCTCATGAATTAAGATAGACTGTGCAGATTGTTTTTGGGGGGGTTTCTAACTCTGGGACTTTGCACATTTAATGATAATACTTCATAATTACATGCAGCAGTTACTAAATATCTTCTTTTGTGCATTCAATAGCATTATGAAAAGCAGTTTAAAATATTACAAGAATTGCCAGTGCGACACAAAGATACAAAGTAAGCACATGCTTTTGGGGAATAAATGGTGTCAATTGACTTGCTTCATGCATGGAACATTACCTACCCAAAGCCACCAATTAGTAAATAAAAGAACCCAGGATCTGTAAAGTGCAATAAAATGAAGTACAGTAAAGCAAATTATGCCTGTATTGAGAATCATTGACTAGCCAAATGGGCTCATAATGTTAGGGGACACAATTGTATCATGGCAGTACTCACAATCACTGAGCAGCCTATTtgctctgg is from Tenrec ecaudatus isolate mTenEca1 chromosome 2, mTenEca1.hap1, whole genome shotgun sequence and encodes:
- the LOC142441335 gene encoding small ribosomal subunit protein eS27-like, which produces MPLAKDLLHPSPEEEKRKHKKKRLVQSPNSYFMDVKCPGCYKITTVFSLAQTVVLCVGCSTVLCQPTGGKARLTEGCSFRRKQH